The Helicobacter fennelliae nucleotide sequence AAAGTGTTTTAGGTATAATCTCGCATTTAAAAAGGAGGCAATATGCTACTTTTCACACCCGGACCAACACCCGTTCCAGAATCCTTGCGACAAGCAATGGCTCTGCCAACCATACATCACAGGACAAAAGAATTTGAAGCGATTTTTGCAAAAGCACGAGAGGAGCTAAAAGCACTTTTAGGATTGCCTGAAGTGCTTATGCTTGCAAGTAGCGGAAGTGGTGCTATGGAGGCAGGCGTTCTAAGTTTATGCAAATCCAAGCTTTTAAGCATAAATTGCGGTAAATTTGGCGAGCGATGGGGCAAAATTGCCAAAGCGCATAAGATTCCAAACACAGAAATCACACATCAATGGGATACTCCAGCAAATGTAGATGAGGTGCTTGAAGCCCTAAAAAGCGATTCTCAAATCGATGCAGTAGCTATCCAGATATGCGAATCTGCCGGTGGATTGCGCCACCCAGTCGAAAACATAGCAAAAGCTATCAAATCCTTTAACCCAAATATCATAGTCATCGCTGATGCGATCACTGCAATGGGTGTTGAGCCTATCGATACAACGCACATCGACGCGCTCATTGGCGGAAGCCAAAAAGCCTTTATGCTGCCTCCGGGAATGAGTATCATCGGGCTTTCACAATATGCCATAGACATCATAGAAGAGCGCAATGTAGGGCTGTATTTTAATCTTGCTACCGAGCTTAAAAATCAGCGCAAAAACACAACCGCTTGGACTGCACCGACAACCATTATCATCGGACTTGTGGCGTTTTTTGATCTTGTAGCCAAAAATGGCGGAATCCAAAATCTCTACGTACACACAAAAAAGCTCTCTATTGCCACACAAAGCGCGTTAGAATCTTTAGGGCTTCGTATTTACCCCAAAGAAAAAGCCCTTGCGATGACGACAATCTATGATGAAGCAAATGCTGCAAACATACGAAGCACGCTCAAAACATTTGATGTGAATGTCGCCGCCGGTCAAGATCATCTCAAAGAAAAAATCTTTCGTATCAATCACATGGGAATCATTCCAATTTATGAGGCTACGTGGGTTGTCAATGCGGTAGAGCTAAGCCTTGATGTGCTTCATATCAGGGCATTTGATGGCAGTGCCAATAAAGTATTTTTGGATTCTTATTACAAAAGCTAATGCCAACAATTCATTCAAAATCAAGCACACCAAAAACTAATGTGCCAAAATCTAACATTTCAAAATCTTTAGATTCCGGCGCGCTAGATTCTCACACTTCAGATTCTCACACTTCAGATTCTCACACTTCAGATTCTCACACTTCAGATTCTCCTGCTTTAGATTCTCAAATGTCAGAATCTAGCCAGCAAACAAACCCAAAACTTCATCTCATCTCGCTTGGTTGCACCAAAAATCTTGTCGATAGCGAGGTAATGCTTGGCAGACTACAAGAATACGAGCTCACCCCGCACATCGCGCAGGCTGATATTATCATCATCAATACCTGCGGATTTATCCAATCTGCCAAACAAGAAAGTATCCAAACAATCCTCAATGCCGCAAAGCAAAAAAGCAAAAATGCGATTTTGGTTGTGAGCGGGTGCTTGAGTGAACGTTACCAAAAAGAGCTTGAGGAGCAAATGCCAGAGATTGATATTTTAATCGGCGTGCGAGATTATGACAAAATCGATACATTTCTCGCCCAAAAGGGCTTTGCTTTTGCCACTTCTGCGCACACTACCAAAACCAAAAATACCCCCGCACATATTTCTACAAATCTATCTACAAACGCTAATAACGACAGAAAAGCACAAGGAGCGCATATTTTGCAATCCTTGCAACCGCCAAACCCACAGAATCTAAAAACTCCGCCAAACTCAACAACCCCGCAGAATCTAAAATCCTTGCAGAATCCACAAAGCCCTATATCACGCAACATTGCAATCAAAAATTTTTCTACCACAAACTCCTCTGCCACAAACTCCACTACTAAAAATTTCTCGACAAATAACAAAGTCTTTCTTGCCACAGAATCTGACAAAAGAGTCATCACAGGCTCATCTATCCACGCATATATCAAGCTCTCTGAAGGTTGCAATCAATCCTGCTCTTTTTGCTCGATTCCAAGCTTTAAGGGCAAACTCCAATCAAGAAGCATAGAATCTATCCTCAAAGAAATCGAACTCTTAAGCGCGCAAGGATTTAGAGACTTTAGCTTTATCGCGCAAGATTCTAGCTCGTATTTGCGCGACTTTGGGCTCAAAGATGGCTTAAGTGCGCTCATCAAAGCCATAGATTCTCAAAACATCGCCAAAAATGCCAGAATCCACTACCTCTACCCAAGCACCACATCGCCCAAACTCATAGAGTCTATCATAGATTCTCCTATTATCCAAAATTACTTCGATATGCCAATCCAGCACATTTCAGATTCTATGCTTAAACGTATGAAGAGAGGTGGCGGCAAAAAAGATATTTTGCAGCTTATCGCGCTTATGAAGCAAGCCCCAAACGCGTTTTTGCGAAGCACATTTATCATCGGACACCCGGGCGAGAGTGAGCGCGAATTTGAGGAATTATGCGATTTTGTCCGCGAGGGGTTGTTTCATCAGCTTAATCTTTTTGCGTTCTCCTCTGAAGAAGGCACACTTGCTGACATGATGGAAGACAAAATCCCTGCCAAAACCACAAATGCCCGCCTAAACACACTCAATAAGATTCTCAAAGCCCAAAACAAAAGCCAAAACACCGCGCTTAAAGGGCAGATTCTAGAGGTTATACTTGAGGGCAAATCAGCAATTAGTGAGTTTTTTTACAGCGCGCGCGATAGAAAATGGGGCGTAGAAATTGATGGCGAAATCCTCATTAATGACACGCATATCTCAAATCTCACACCCGGATTCTACCAAGCACAAATCACAGATTATAAGCAGAATCTGCTCTTTGGCACGATTCTAAAATCCCTATAATAGCGATGATACAAGAGTTATAATGTGAGAGCCATGTGAAAGCCAGAATAATAGGATAAACAAAATGAAAGTTGCAATCATTGGGTATGGGTATTGGGGACGCAATGTCCTTTTAGCTGTGCTAAAGAGTGATTTTTTTGAGCTTGCGTGCGTATTTGATGAGGATTATTCACAAATCCAAGCCGCAAAGCAAATATATGACTTTCAAGAATACAGCTCATTTGAGGCTATACTCAAAGATAGGACGATTGAAGCGGTAATGATTATCACGCCTCCGCAAACCCACTTCAGCCTCGCCAAGCAAGCCCTTGAAGCGCACAAACATACTTTTGTAGAAAAGCCCCTCTCCACAAGCCTGCAAGAATGTCAGATTCTGTATGATTTAGCTCATCAGCAGCACTGCATTTTGCATTGCGATCATATTTTTTTGTATAGCCCAGCGGTGCAATGGCTCAAAGCACATTTGCAGGATTTTGGCGAGATTATTTACTTGCAAGCAAGACGCATTAATCTTGGGTTATTTCAGACAAATGTCGATGTGATTTGGGATTTGGCGATTCATGATTTGGCGATTTTGGATTATTTATTTGGGCTTGAGATCATCTCACATCACACTTTACGTACGCATTATCGGCATTTTTGTGCGCTTGCTGATATTCACTTAGAGCTCAAAAATCCAAACGCCAATCAAAACACAAATAACACTCACATAAACGCCAATATCAATGTCTCGTGGCTCTCTCCGATCAAAGTGCGCGAGCTTATCATCGGGGGTGAGAAAAAAACAGCCATTTATGATGAAACCAAAAAAGACAAAATCACGCTTTTTGATTGCGGGATTGTGATTTCTGAAGAGTTTGAAAAAGACAATCTTTATAAAAAAATGGTGCAATACTACTTAGGCGACATTACCTATCCAAGCCTAGATTCTCGTGCGCCATTAGAAAACTCTATACAAAAATTCCAAGACCAAATCACAACAGATTCCATAGATATAGCCTTACAAAATCATACATTGCGCGTGATAAAAGGGCTAGAGATTATCTCATATTGATTAAAAATTTTGCTAGAATACACATCACAACCCAAAGAGAGATAAGAAAAAAAGGAGAAAGCATGAATACTAAAAGCACAAAAAACAGAAGCAAAGTGTGTTTATTTTTATCATTATTTGCTGTATTGTTTTTTGGAGCAAAAGTTATGCTTGCATCTGAAGGCGCGCAAATAACAGAATCTAATAAACTATCAGAATCTAGCACATCACAAAATGCTACACATAATATCTTACAAAACATCTTTAGCTCTCACATCTTTAATCCTCAAGACAATGCAAATTATCTACGAAAATTTGGAGACACAGCGCAATTTCTGCCCGCTCTTAGCATAGGATATACTTTGCTTATTAAGGATTTTGTCGGGCTCAAGCAGCAAATCATCGCAACCGTAGCCGTTGTGGCTACAACTTATGTGATTAAATACGCATTTCATGGACTTGCTTCTGTCAATACAAATCTAGCCACTATCAGCAAACGACCAAATGGCGAAAGCTATGAGGGCTTTCCTAGCGGGCATACTTCAGCGGCGTTTTCAGCGGCAGGGTTTTTGCAGAAGCGATATGGCTTGAAGCTTGGCTTGCCAGCTATTGCGATTTCAAGTTTGGTTGGATTCTCAAGGGTTGAAGCAGAAAGGCATACGACATTGCAAGTGATATGTGGCGCACTGCTTGGATTTTGTTTGAGCTTTTTTCTCACAAGCGCAAAACCCAAAAATCGCCCACATAATCGTAAAAATCACAAACTAGATTCTCGCACGCAAATCATAGAATGCGCTGTTTTGGCATTATTATTTATCTAAGGAGAGCGTATGCAATGCTCACACTGCCATTTAGAATATGACCGCCAAGAGCTAAAACACATCAAGCAAAACGGGCAGGATTTGTATTTTTGCTGTGCGGGCTGTGAGAGTGTGTATCATATCCTTTCAGATAGTGGGTTTGAGGGGTTTTATGAGCGATTAGGAAGCACGACTCTTTCGCCTCCAAAATCGCCAAGCTCACTAGATTCTCATCAGCAAGATTTCTCCTATCTCAATCACCAAGAATTCCTTGATAAAAACACCAAAAAAATCCAAAACAATTATGAAGTAAGCCTCATCATAGAAGGGATTCATTGTGCGGCTTGTATATGGCTCAATGAAAATATCTTAGGCGCGCAAAAAGGTATAAAAAAAGTGCATATCAACTACACAAATAATAAAGCAAAAATCCTTTTTGATCCACAAATAATTCCGCTCTCACGCATTTTTGAACTGATAGAATCTATCGGTTATAGCGCGCATATTTATGATCCAAGCCTGCAAGAGAGACAAATAAACAAGCAAAAACGAAGCTTTTTTATTTCGTTTGTTGTTGGCGTATTTTGCACGATGAATATTATGTGGATTGCTGTGGCGCAGTATGCGGGGTATTTTTCAGGTATGAGTCAAGATATGAAAGATGTGCTTAATCTCATCTCATGCCTCCTTGCTACACCTGTGCTGTTTTTTACTGGAAGGGTGTTTTTTGTCAGCGCGTATTATGGGCTAAAGCATGGTTTTATCGGTATGGATTTTTTGGTCGCATTTGGGGCGAGCTTAACTTTTATATACTCTTTGTATGCGGCGATTTCTCGAAGTGGCGAGACTTATTTTGAATCAGTGGCGATGATAATTTTATTTGTCTTTAGTGGTAAATTTTTAGAAATGCGCGCCAAAAGTGCCGCGGGGGATAGCTTAGATGGATTGCATTGTATTATGCCATCACTTGTGAGCGTAGAATCTAGTGGCAAACTTATCCAAAAAGATGTCAAACTCATCAAAAAAGATGAGATTATCCGCATAAAGCCCGGCGAAATGCTTGCATGTGATGGAATCTTGCTTGATGATTATGCCTTGCTTGATATGAAATCTTTGAGCGGAGAATCTATGCCGATAAAAAAAGAAAAAAATCAAGAAGTGCTCTCTGGAAGTATCGCGCTTGAGAGTGGATTTCGGTATAAGGTCTCAAAGCCTTATGAAAGCTCTATAATGTGCCATATTATAAATCTCTTAGAAGAGAGCCTTCATCACAAACCCTATATCCAGAATCTCGCAAACTCGCTCTCTCAAACTTTTTCACGAAGCGTGCTTTTTATCGTTTTGTGCGCCTTTATAGGCTGGTATCTGTATGATAGGGATTTTGAGCACGCGCTTATTATTGCCATTTCAGTAGTTGTCATCTCTTGTCCATGTGCGCTTGCTCTTGCCACGCCCATTGCAAGTGTGGTTGGCATTGCCAAAGCATACAAAAACGCTCTGCTTTTCAAAGAAGCGCGATTTCTAGAATCCATAGCCAAAGCCAAAGTGGTATTTCTAGACAAAACAGGCACACTCACAAAAGGCAAACCAAAGCTTTATAAACAAATCACGCTCAAATCCTTTGATGAGAATCTTTTGTATAATTTCCTCTCTTATTCCACACACCCGATCTCAAAAGCACTTTTGCAGACGCTTAGTACCAATGCCAAACTTCCAATCACAAACTTTAGTCAGATAAATTCCAAAGGCATTTGCGCTCAATTCAAAAATCAAGGGCATTGCCAAGAGCTTATCGGAGGCAGTATAGAATTTCTCAAAGAAAGGCGGATTTTGCATGATGAAAATCTCCCAAAAGACTTGCAAGACTTTGATATGAGCGTATTTGGATATGCGATTGATAGTGAGCTAGTGGCGTTGTTTTTCTTTGAAGATGAGCTAAAAGATGGTGCAAAAGAGTTCATAACCTATCTCAAACGCCACAACAAAACCCCAATAATCCTTAGTGGCGATCGATACGAAGTGGTGGCAAATCTTGCCAAAGAGCTTGAGATTGCGACTTTTTATGCTAACCTTTTGCCCGAGCAAAAATCTAACCTTATCACAGAGCAGCAAAAAAGCGGAGAGCAAAATGTGATGATTGGCGATGGGCTCAATGATATTTTAGCATTACAGCAAGCAAATGTCGGAATCTCAATGGGCGCAGGAAGTGATGTGGCAATCGCTTGCTCTGATGTCGTGATCCTTGATGATAGCCTAAAGAACGTGCAAAAAATGTTTGAAATCTCTTTGACAACTTATAAGAGAATCAAGCAAAATATCGCCCTAAGCATTGTGTATAACGCGCTTATGATTCCTTTGGCGTTGGCAGGATTTATCATTCCGCTTATCGCTGCACTTAGTATGAGTCTCTCCTCGCTTCTTGTCGTGGGCAATTCTATGCGTAAATAATACAAAGCTATCAAAAAAGCCACCAAAAATTATCAAAGCAGAATCCAAAACAAACAATCAAACATTCAAAAATCGCGCATGAGATGAAAAACAAAATGAAAACAATTCGCACGCGCAAGACAAGTAAAAATTAAGCTAGATTCTGAAATAATACAAGCTTTTATTTTTGTTAAGGATAAGCTATGAAGCATCAAATAAAGCATCAAAACCTCAAAAATCTCGGTAGGGGGGGGGTAGAGCGACAGCATAGTTCCAAATATAACTCCTCTTCCTCCAAAACCACATCATCAACCATATCATCAAGCACCTCATCCCTTGTATCTTATTTTAGCCACACATCTGACAATTTTTTAAATCTTATTTTTTGGTTTGTCATCATTGTATATGCGCTTTTGGTTTGGCTATGGGCGGATTTTGGTGTAATCGATGATCATACATTCACCAAAACTCTTTTCTTAGGGCAAAATATTCCATTTATTATTATCCCAAGTATCGGTAGATTTTTCCCGCTTGATGGGCAAGATCTCAATATTTTAAGCTTTTTGTTTGCGCCAAATGCAAGTGTGTTTTATGGGTTTAATGCCTTGTGTATCATCATTACCGCGCTTGCGTTGCGATATGCGTTTATGGTATTTTTGGATTCTATATACCCTCGGAATCCAAAAAATCCACACCCAAAAGCAAACGCCACCCTCACGCTCGCGCTAATCTTTCTTGTGCTTTTTAGTCCAAGCTTTGTTACTGCAAATTTAAGACTTTTTTGCCCCGAGCGAATGGAATTTGTGTTTTTAAGCTTATTCCTAGCAAGCTATGCGTATGTGTATAAATCCACCACAAATGCCACCACAAGTCCAATCTCAAACTCTACTTTTGTCTGGCTCGCACTTCTTTTTGGCTTAGTGTTTGCAAATTTGAGTTTGTATTACAAAGAAACAGCCTTTGCTATGCTTTTAGCATTTGGTGGGGTAGGGTTTATTTTAGGATTCAAGCAATCAAAGCTTTCAAGCCTCCCGCTCAAATTCTTTCACTTCTTGCTGATTCTCTCAAGTGTGATATGGCTTGTTGTGTATTATTTTGCCGTTGTGATTCATCAGAGTTCGCGCTATGGCGAGACTCCTTATAATCAGCTTATTGTCTTTGCAAAAGTGGCTTTTAATTATATGCTTAATGAGCCATTTTTGTTTATCGCATTGCCTTGTTTATTTTTGTATAGAATCTATGCTTGCACAATCAAAAAACAACAGCCAATTTTCTTGCTTGATGCCTCGATTATCGCGAGTCTTGTGCTGATATGTGAATATTTGGTGCTTCGCATAGGTGATACACACTATCCGCTTCCAGCATATATATTTGGGTGCGTTGGCATTGGCGGATTTTTGCTGCTTTATGGACGCTCTCTTTGGGTAAAGATTCTGTATGGATTCTGCCTTGTGCTCTTTGTCTGTAATGCCCTACCATACAGCGTATATCAATTTAATTTCTACAAAGCAGTCCCGCATAATTTCCAATCAAGTCTTGAGTTTTTGAGTGGCTATCTCAAGCAGCACCCAAATAGCAACATCTATCTTGAAGGCGTAAATCGCGCTTCTGGCACTGAAGTGCATCACAGCCTTAGCTCATGGCTGAATTTCTATGGAGTTAAAGATTTTGACTTGCGATCAGACATTGGCATTGATAATGCTTATCTTGGCAAGCCCGATCCCAAATCGCCTTATAGCGCACTTCAAAGCAATGCAATAATCCCTAAACAAAAAGGCGATATTGTCATCATTTGCCCTTATACTTTGCTCAATGTCGATACGCAATTTTTGCAGAATCTAGATTCTCAATACGAGCTTCTTTATGTCAGCGACTTTGGCTTTAATCTCCCCAAACTTGGCATTAAGCCATTTCTCAAATCTCAAGCGATCAAAAATGGCGCAAGCCAAACTGATGTGGTAATGAGTGAAAATATATGGGGATTGCCACTATATTTTTATATTTATAGAGTTAAGTAGTGCGTTTATCATTAGATTCTAGAATCTATTTTTTGTCATTGTGAGATGTTTTGTAGAATCCACCCGTTTATTTTGATTCTGCGACAAAGTCTAAGAATCTAGCAATACAGAATCTATTTAGATTCTGTATTTTGCAGGGTGCGATATTGCAAGATGTTTGCGCCTAAAACGATTAGATTCTAGAATCTAAAACAACGCCCTATCCATTTCTTTTGGAATCTCTAACCCCATGATTTTAAGCACACTTGGTGCAATATTATTTAGCGCGCCACTTTGGATAGATTTCACGCCATCAGCCATTACAAAGCACCACACATCGCCGACAGAATGGTTTGTCAATACCTCACCTTTTTCATTTTTCATCTCTTCGCAGTTTCCATGATCGCTTGTCAAAACCACAGCATAATGAAGCTCCTTGGCAAGCGCAAAGATTCTGCCTAGCTCTCTATCTACAGCTTCCACAGCTTTGATAGCCGCCTCAAGATTCCCTGTATGCCCGACCATATCGCCATTAGCAAAATTTACAACGATAAAGTCATCGCCCTTTTTCATAGCAGTCAAAACACTATCGCCGACCTCTTTTGCGCTCATCTCTGGCTGCAAATCATAAGTCTTGACTTTTGGCGAGGGTATCAGCACCCTGCTTTCATTGATAAATGGCTCCTCAACTCCGCCATTGAAAAAAAATGTTACATGGGCGTATTTTTCTGTTTCAGCGATATGGCTTTGGGTTTTGCCATTGAGCGAGATTATCTCTGAGAGCGTATTTTTGGGCTTTTGCTTCTCAAATAATATCGAATATGAAAATCGCTCATCATATTCACACATTGTAACAATATGCTTAAATCGTTTAGGATGCTCAAACTCGCTAAATCCCTCATCTCCCAAAGCTTGGATAATCTCCCTTGCTCGATCAGAGCGAAAATTTGTCATAACAAGCCCGTCGTTTTCATCAAATCCACCAAAGCCAAAACTCGCAGGCTTAATAAACTCATCAGTGATATTGTCTTTGTATGAATGCTGTATGTATTCTAATGGCGTAAGTTGCGAGGCTGGCTTCCCAAAAGCCAAAAGCATATAAGCTTCTTGGATTCGATCCCAACGCCTATCCCTATCCATAGCATAATACCTTCCGCAAATAGTTGCGATGCGTATCTTGCCATTTGAGCGCGCGCAGAGGTTTTGCACGGATTCTAGATATGTCGGCGCAGAAGTAGGCAACACATCTCGCCCATCGGTGATGAGGTGCAAAAACACCTGCTTTTGCTTGTCTGCAAAAATCTGTGCGAGTGCCAAAAAATGCTCGATATGCGAATGCACGCCACCATCGCTCATAAGCCCCAAAAGATGAATATTATTGCTTTTTTTGGCTAGATTCTCAAGCAAGGGGTGAGAATCTAACTCTTTATTTTTAATGCTAAGCGAAATACGCACCAAATCCTGATAAAGTACCCGCCCTGAGCCGATACTCATATGCCCGACTTCAGAGTTTCCCATTTGCCCGCAAGGAAGCCCCACGCTCTCTCCATAGGTATGGATAAGACTATATGGAATATGCTTAAATAGCCAATCATAAGTAGGCTTTTTGGCGTTAAAAAACGCATTATAAGGAGAATCTGGCTTGAATCCTATGCCATCTGTTATCACCAAAACACATTTTTGACTCATTTTTATCCCTGATGTAAAGATTATCGCTTTGTTTTTTCTTTGATCATTTTGACAAGCAAAATCGCATTTTCTCGTGGCAAATCCGGAATCATTCCATGCCCTAAATTAAAAATATGCCCTGCTTGATTACCCATAATCCTAAGAATCTCATCTACACCATCTTCCATTGCGTTGGCATTATAGAGCCTTGCTGGCTCAAGATTGCCTTGAAGCACATATCTATCGCCTAGAATCTGCTTTGCTCGTTGCATACTCACACCCCAATCCACGCCAAACACATCAAATTCTGCCCCACTACAAAAGCTAATCTCCTCCAAATACGCCCCAACACCCTTTGGAAAGAGCATTACAGGAATGTGTGGGTATTGAGATTTTATGTCTTTGGCGATTTCTAGCATATATTTCCAACTAAAATCCATATACGCGCTCATCTCTAAAGCCCCACCCCATGAGTCAAATATCTGCACTGCGTCCGCGCCGGCTTTGATTTGAGATTTGAGGTAGCCTTTGAGCTCTTGGGTGATTTTATCAAGCAAAGTATGAAGCAATGCAGGATCAGAATAGAGGATTTTTTTGCTTTGATGATAGGTTTTGCTTCCCTCGCCCTCTATCATATATGTCGCCAAAGTCCAAGGAGAGCCGCAGAATCCTATCAATGCCTTATCTTTGGCAAGCTTTGCTCTAATGCTAAATAGGCTATCATACACATAATCCAAATCTTTATAAGCATTGATTTTTAGTGCATTGATACTTTGAAAATCTCTTGTCGTGTCTAAAAATTTCGGTCCTTCTCCTGCGACAAATTCCAATGGAAGCCCCATTGCCAATGGAACAACCAAAATATCGCTAAACAAAATCGCCGCATCAACATCAAGAATTTCTACGGGTTGGAGCGTTACTTCTGTCGCCAAGGCGACATTTTGACAAAGATCCAAAAAGCTTCCAGCTTTTGCTCTTGTAGCTTTGTATTCGCTCAAATATCGTCCTGCCTGACGCATAAGCCAAATAGGCGTATAGGGGGTTTGTTTTCGTAATGCCGCATCAACAAAGATCATTTTGTCTCCAAATCTAGCAGTAAATCTATAAAATTAAACCAAAATAGTAGCAAACAACTCTAAATCATCATTAAGTCAAAAATAATGATATTTGAGGAATGTATGTAACCAAAATCAAGCCTATAACCATCACCATAAGCCATGGCAGGACAGAGACAACAACATCTTTGAGGTTAAGTCCTGTCAGTGAGCTTGCGACAAAAAGATTTAATCCCACTGGTGGCGTTATCATACCTATTTCCATATTGACAACCATCATAATCCCAAAATGCACAGGATCAATCCCAAGCGATACGGCAATCGGCAAAAGCAATGGCGTCATAATCATCACCACAGAGCTAGGCTCCATAAATTGCCCCATGATAAACAAAATAATATTTACAGCGATGAGAAACATCCACCGGCTCATATTTTGCTCAATCAAAAACTGCGCGATATGATGCGGAATGCGCTCGCTTGTCAAAAAATGCGCAAAAACAACCGCAAATCCGATAATAAGAAAAA carries:
- a CDS encoding pyridoxal-phosphate-dependent aminotransferase family protein; translated protein: MLLFTPGPTPVPESLRQAMALPTIHHRTKEFEAIFAKAREELKALLGLPEVLMLASSGSGAMEAGVLSLCKSKLLSINCGKFGERWGKIAKAHKIPNTEITHQWDTPANVDEVLEALKSDSQIDAVAIQICESAGGLRHPVENIAKAIKSFNPNIIVIADAITAMGVEPIDTTHIDALIGGSQKAFMLPPGMSIIGLSQYAIDIIEERNVGLYFNLATELKNQRKNTTAWTAPTTIIIGLVAFFDLVAKNGGIQNLYVHTKKLSIATQSALESLGLRIYPKEKALAMTTIYDEANAANIRSTLKTFDVNVAAGQDHLKEKIFRINHMGIIPIYEATWVVNAVELSLDVLHIRAFDGSANKVFLDSYYKS
- a CDS encoding MiaB/RimO family radical SAM methylthiotransferase — encoded protein: MSESSQQTNPKLHLISLGCTKNLVDSEVMLGRLQEYELTPHIAQADIIIINTCGFIQSAKQESIQTILNAAKQKSKNAILVVSGCLSERYQKELEEQMPEIDILIGVRDYDKIDTFLAQKGFAFATSAHTTKTKNTPAHISTNLSTNANNDRKAQGAHILQSLQPPNPQNLKTPPNSTTPQNLKSLQNPQSPISRNIAIKNFSTTNSSATNSTTKNFSTNNKVFLATESDKRVITGSSIHAYIKLSEGCNQSCSFCSIPSFKGKLQSRSIESILKEIELLSAQGFRDFSFIAQDSSSYLRDFGLKDGLSALIKAIDSQNIAKNARIHYLYPSTTSPKLIESIIDSPIIQNYFDMPIQHISDSMLKRMKRGGGKKDILQLIALMKQAPNAFLRSTFIIGHPGESEREFEELCDFVREGLFHQLNLFAFSSEEGTLADMMEDKIPAKTTNARLNTLNKILKAQNKSQNTALKGQILEVILEGKSAISEFFYSARDRKWGVEIDGEILINDTHISNLTPGFYQAQITDYKQNLLFGTILKSL
- a CDS encoding Gfo/Idh/MocA family protein; this encodes MKVAIIGYGYWGRNVLLAVLKSDFFELACVFDEDYSQIQAAKQIYDFQEYSSFEAILKDRTIEAVMIITPPQTHFSLAKQALEAHKHTFVEKPLSTSLQECQILYDLAHQQHCILHCDHIFLYSPAVQWLKAHLQDFGEIIYLQARRINLGLFQTNVDVIWDLAIHDLAILDYLFGLEIISHHTLRTHYRHFCALADIHLELKNPNANQNTNNTHINANINVSWLSPIKVRELIIGGEKKTAIYDETKKDKITLFDCGIVISEEFEKDNLYKKMVQYYLGDITYPSLDSRAPLENSIQKFQDQITTDSIDIALQNHTLRVIKGLEIISY
- a CDS encoding phosphatase PAP2 family protein, which encodes MNTKSTKNRSKVCLFLSLFAVLFFGAKVMLASEGAQITESNKLSESSTSQNATHNILQNIFSSHIFNPQDNANYLRKFGDTAQFLPALSIGYTLLIKDFVGLKQQIIATVAVVATTYVIKYAFHGLASVNTNLATISKRPNGESYEGFPSGHTSAAFSAAGFLQKRYGLKLGLPAIAISSLVGFSRVEAERHTTLQVICGALLGFCLSFFLTSAKPKNRPHNRKNHKLDSRTQIIECAVLALLFI
- a CDS encoding heavy metal translocating P-type ATPase; the encoded protein is MQCSHCHLEYDRQELKHIKQNGQDLYFCCAGCESVYHILSDSGFEGFYERLGSTTLSPPKSPSSLDSHQQDFSYLNHQEFLDKNTKKIQNNYEVSLIIEGIHCAACIWLNENILGAQKGIKKVHINYTNNKAKILFDPQIIPLSRIFELIESIGYSAHIYDPSLQERQINKQKRSFFISFVVGVFCTMNIMWIAVAQYAGYFSGMSQDMKDVLNLISCLLATPVLFFTGRVFFVSAYYGLKHGFIGMDFLVAFGASLTFIYSLYAAISRSGETYFESVAMIILFVFSGKFLEMRAKSAAGDSLDGLHCIMPSLVSVESSGKLIQKDVKLIKKDEIIRIKPGEMLACDGILLDDYALLDMKSLSGESMPIKKEKNQEVLSGSIALESGFRYKVSKPYESSIMCHIINLLEESLHHKPYIQNLANSLSQTFSRSVLFIVLCAFIGWYLYDRDFEHALIIAISVVVISCPCALALATPIASVVGIAKAYKNALLFKEARFLESIAKAKVVFLDKTGTLTKGKPKLYKQITLKSFDENLLYNFLSYSTHPISKALLQTLSTNAKLPITNFSQINSKGICAQFKNQGHCQELIGGSIEFLKERRILHDENLPKDLQDFDMSVFGYAIDSELVALFFFEDELKDGAKEFITYLKRHNKTPIILSGDRYEVVANLAKELEIATFYANLLPEQKSNLITEQQKSGEQNVMIGDGLNDILALQQANVGISMGAGSDVAIACSDVVILDDSLKNVQKMFEISLTTYKRIKQNIALSIVYNALMIPLALAGFIIPLIAALSMSLSSLLVVGNSMRK
- the gpmI gene encoding 2,3-bisphosphoglycerate-independent phosphoglycerate mutase, with product MSQKCVLVITDGIGFKPDSPYNAFFNAKKPTYDWLFKHIPYSLIHTYGESVGLPCGQMGNSEVGHMSIGSGRVLYQDLVRISLSIKNKELDSHPLLENLAKKSNNIHLLGLMSDGGVHSHIEHFLALAQIFADKQKQVFLHLITDGRDVLPTSAPTYLESVQNLCARSNGKIRIATICGRYYAMDRDRRWDRIQEAYMLLAFGKPASQLTPLEYIQHSYKDNITDEFIKPASFGFGGFDENDGLVMTNFRSDRAREIIQALGDEGFSEFEHPKRFKHIVTMCEYDERFSYSILFEKQKPKNTLSEIISLNGKTQSHIAETEKYAHVTFFFNGGVEEPFINESRVLIPSPKVKTYDLQPEMSAKEVGDSVLTAMKKGDDFIVVNFANGDMVGHTGNLEAAIKAVEAVDRELGRIFALAKELHYAVVLTSDHGNCEEMKNEKGEVLTNHSVGDVWCFVMADGVKSIQSGALNNIAPSVLKIMGLEIPKEMDRALF
- the hemE gene encoding uroporphyrinogen decarboxylase gives rise to the protein MIFVDAALRKQTPYTPIWLMRQAGRYLSEYKATRAKAGSFLDLCQNVALATEVTLQPVEILDVDAAILFSDILVVPLAMGLPLEFVAGEGPKFLDTTRDFQSINALKINAYKDLDYVYDSLFSIRAKLAKDKALIGFCGSPWTLATYMIEGEGSKTYHQSKKILYSDPALLHTLLDKITQELKGYLKSQIKAGADAVQIFDSWGGALEMSAYMDFSWKYMLEIAKDIKSQYPHIPVMLFPKGVGAYLEEISFCSGAEFDVFGVDWGVSMQRAKQILGDRYVLQGNLEPARLYNANAMEDGVDEILRIMGNQAGHIFNLGHGMIPDLPRENAILLVKMIKEKTKR